GTCCTCGTGGATCCGGTCGAGCGCGGCGACGGCCTGCTCCCGCTGCTGCTCGGAGACCGGGTGGCGGGAGAAGCGGGCCTCGCGGTAGGCCTCGGACAGGGTGCGGATCGAGGTCTCGTCGACCTGCCAGCGGCCCAGCACGCGCCGGGTCAGCTCGCTGGCCGTCTCGGCGGGGTTGTCCGGCAGCCCGGAGCGGCGGACGGCGTCCTCGAGCGCCACCCAGCAGGCGACGACCGCGTTGCGCGGGTCCCCCTCGGCGAGCGCGCGGTAGCGGACGTCGTCACCGCTGGCCTCGAGCAGCGCGGCGAGCTCCTCGTCCTCCTCCATCTCCAGCGGCTCGTCGTCGTCGCGGTCCCGCGACAGCAGCGCCCGGACGACGAGCAGGACGACCACGACGACCAGCAGGAGCACCCCGAGGAGCAACCAGTCGACCTGCCAGCCCTCCTGCGGTGGCTGGGAGGACGCCGTGGGGGCGGCCGTCGCCGGGGTCTGCTCGGAGGACGGCAGCGGCGGGGGCAGGCCGATCTCGGGCTCCCACGTGCCGGTGGGCGGCCCCAGCAGCGGCCTGCCGCTGCTGGAGCTCCACAGGAGCACGCTCAGCCCGGCCACCGCGGCGAGCACCGCGAGGGCGACACCACTGGTCGACCTCGTGCCCCTGCGCATACCTCAGCCTAAGCCGGGTCCTCCACCAGGGCGACGTCGCGCACGCCGAGCTGCTCGGCCTCGTCGAAGCTCAGCTCGCCGGTCACCTTGCCGGCGGCGGCCAGGTCGCCCAGGGCGGCGCGGACCCGCTCCAGCTCGACGGCCGGGCCCGCCACCGTCGCCGCCGCGATGGGCGTGCGCATCTTGACCTTGGCCTCCGACTTGGCGCGCCGCAGCCCGGCGAGGGCCTGGCCGACCGTGCCGAGCAGGGCGGCGTCCGCGCCCTCCGCGACGGCCAGCTCCTCGACGACGGGCCACGGCTGGGTGTGGACCGAGGTGCCCTCCTCGTGCCACCACGACCACACCTCCTCGGTCGCGAAGGAGATCACCGGTGCCAGCAGGCGCAGCTGCACCGACAGGGCCAGCCGCAGCGCCGCGCGCGCGGACAGCGTCGGCGGCGTGGGGTCGCCCGCGGGGCCGTCGGCGGAGAACTCGCCGCCGTAGGCGCGCTCCTTGACCAGCTCGAGGTAGTCGTCGCAGAAGGTCCAGAAGAACGACTCGGTGACGTCGAGGGCGGTGGAGTAGTCCCAGGCCTCGTAGGCCTGGGTGGCCCGGCGCACGACCTCCGCCAGCCCGGCCAGCATGGCGCGGTCCAGCGGCTCGGTGACGAGGTCGGCCTCGGAGGAGCCCTGCGGCAGCTCGCCGAAGCCGAGGACGAACGAGCTGGCGTTGAGCAGCTTGATCGCCAGCCGGCGCCCGACCTTGATCTGGTTGGGGTCGTCGACCGTGTCGACGCCGGGGCGGGCCGCGGCCGCCCAGTAGCGCACCGCGTCGGTGCCGCTGGCCTGCAGCATGTCCAGCGGGGTGACGGCGTTGCCCTTGGACTTGGACATCTTCTTGCGGTCCGGGTCGAGGATCCAGCCGTTGAGGTACGCGTCGGTCCACGGCACGGTGCCGTGCTCGTGGTGGGCGCGGACCATCGTCGCGAACAGCCACGTGCGGATGATGTCGTGGCCCTGGGGCCGCATGTCGAAGGGGAAGATCGCCGCGAAGAGGTCGGCGTCCGAGCCCTCGCCCGACCCGCCCCGCGTCGGCCACCCGGCCGCGATCTGCGGGGAGAGCGAGGACGTCGCCCAGGTGTCCATGACGTCCGTGTCGGCGGTGAAGCCGCCGGGCTGGTCGCGCTGGTCCTCGGTGTAGCCCTCCGGCACGTCGCTCACCGGGTCGATCGGCAGCCGGGCCTCGTCGGGCACGAGGACGGTGTCGTGGTCGACCTCGCCGGCGGCGTCCACGGCGTACCAGACCGGGAACGGGACGCCGAAGAAGCGCTGCCGGCTGATGAGCCAGTCGCCGTTGAGGCCCTCGACCCAGTTGCGGTAGCGGCTGCGCATGAAGCCGGGGTGGAAGTGGACCTCCTCGCCGCGCGCGATGAGCGCCTCGCGCAGCCCGGGGGCGCCGTCCTCGCGGCCGCCGTTGCGGATGAACCACTGGCGGCTGGTGACGATCTCCAGGGGCTTCTCGCCGCGCTCGTAGAAGTTGGCCTTGCGCTGCGTCTTCGTCGGCTCGCCGTCCAGGTCGCCGGACGCGCGCAGCGCCTCGACCACGGCCTCGCGGGCGGCGTGGACGGTCCGGCCGGCCAGCCGCTCGTCGTAGAGGCTCTCGCCGGGCCCGCCGGCGACCCACTCGGGGGTCTGCTCCTGCAGCCGGCCGGAGCGGGTGATGACCGAGCGGGTCGGGAGCTGCAGCTCGCGCCACCACTGCACGTCGGTCATGTCGCCGAAGGTGCAGCACATGGCGATGCCGGCGCCCTTGTCCATCTCGGCGAGCGGGTGGGCGAGCACCGGCACCTCGACCCCGAACAGCGGCGAGGTGACGGTGGTGCCGAACAGGTCGGCATACCGCTCGTCGTCGGGGTGCGCGACGAGCGCGACGACCGAGGGGATGAGCTCGGGGCGCGTCGTCTCGATGTGCACCGGTGCGCCGTCGGCGCGGTGGTAGGCCACGCGGTGGTAGGCGCCGGGGTAGTCGCGCGCCTCCAGCTCGGCCTGCGCGACCGCGGTCTGGAAGGTGATGTCCCACAGGCCGGGCGCCAGCGCCTGGTAGGCCTCGCCGCGGGCGAGGTTGCGCAGGAACGCCTGCTGCGCGACGGCCCGGGAGCGGTCACCGATGGTGCGGTACTGCACGTTCCAGTCGATGGCCAGGCCGAGGCGGCGGAAGACGTCCTCGAAGGCCTGCTCGTCGATGACCGTGAGCTCCTCGCAGAGCTCGATGAAGGTGGAGCGGCCCACGGGCACCTGGTCCGCGGCCCTGATGCTCTTCCCGTCGCCGCCGCGCTGGGGCGGGGTGAAGTCGGGGTCGTAGGGCAGGGTCGCGTCGCCGCGCACGCCGTAGTAGTTCTGCACCCGCTTCTCGGTCGGCAGCCCGTTGTCGTCCCACCCGATGGGGTAGAACACGTGCTTGCCGGTCATCCGGTGGTAGCGCGCGAGGCAGTCGGCCTGGGTGTAGCCGAAGACGTGACCGAGGTGCAGCGTGCCGGACGCGGTCGGCGGCGGGGTGTCGACGGCGAAGATCTCCTCGCGCGGTCCGGCCAGGGCGGCGTCCCGGTCGAAGGCGTAGACGTCGGTGTCCTTCCATACCGCGACCCACTTCTCCTCGAGTCCGTCGACGGACGGACGCTCGGGCAGCTGCGCCGGGCGCGGGGGAGCGATCTGGTGGGTGCGCTTCATGCTCGGTATTGTCACAGACCGCGACGGGGCACCCGACCGGCCGGAGCCGCCTCAACGAGGAAGGGCTGTCCGGTGTTCCGGGAGCGGATCACGTTTTGGTCACGATCGGGGTATGTCGTTGACCAACTTCCGGATGTGGCAAACAGTGTGACGCATGTTGCGAACCATTCCCCTGTCCATGGCCGAGGCGGTCGATGACCCCCAGTGGGTCCAGAACCTCGAGTCCACCGTCGACTCCAGCTTCGAGACGATCACCAAGGTGTCCGGTGACGTCATCTTCTTCGAGATCCCCGGCATCCCGATGCCCTTCGTGGTCATGTGGCTGCTCGCCGCGGCCGTCATCATCTCGATCTACTTCGGGTTCATCCAGTTCCGCGGCATCAAGGTGGCGTGGGACACCCTGCGGGGGAAGTACTCCTCGCCGGACGACCCGGGTGAGATCCCGCACTACCAGGCGCTGACCTCCGCCGTCTCGGGCACCGTGGGCCTGGGCAACATCGCCGGTGTCGGCGTCGCCGTCACCCTGGGTGGTCCGGGGGCGACCTTCTGGATGATCCTGGCCGGCCTCTTCGGCATGGCGACGAAGTTCGCCGAGTGCACGCTCGGTGTGAAGTACCGCGAGATCCGCGCCGACGGCACCGTGTCCGGCGGCCCGTTCAAGTACCTCCCCGTGGCGTTCAGCAAGTTCCCCAAGTTCCTGTCCGTCGGCCTCACCGGCCTGTTCGCCCTCGCGATCCTCTTCTTCGGCGTCGGCGGCGGCAACATGTTCCAGGCCAACCAGACCTACTCGCAGGCTGTCGAGGTCACCGGTGGCGAGGACAGCTTCCTGGCCTCCACCTCCGCCGGGCTCATCTTCGGCCTCGTGCTGGCCGCCCTCATCGGCGCGGTCATCATCGGTGGGATGAAGTCCATCGGCCGGGTCACCTCGACGCTGGTCCCGCTCATGGGCGGCATCTACGTGCTCGCCTGCTTCATCGTCATCCTGACGAACATCCCGCACATCCCCGGTGCGATCGGCGACATCCTCACCGGTGCCTTCACCGCCGAGGGGGTCACCGGTGGGTTCATCGGTGCGCTCGTCGTCGGGCTGACCCGCTCGGCCTTCTCCAACGAGGCCGGTCTGGGCTCGGCGCCGATCGCGCACTCGACGGTCAAGACCCGCCGCCCGGTGTCCGAGGGCTTCGTGGCGATGTTCGAGCCCTTCATCGACACCGTCCTGGTCTGCACCATGACCGCGCTGACGATCGTCATCGCGGACACCACGTTCTACAACGAGACCCGTGAGCAGGTCTTCGCGGACGACAGCTACGACTACGGCGGCGGTGTCGTCATCACCTCCGACGCCTTCGCCGAGAACATCTCGTGGTTCCCGACCATCCTGGCCGTCGCGGTCGCGCTGTTCGCGATCTCCACCCTCATCACCTGGTCCTACTACGGCCAGCGGGCGTGGAACTACCTGTTCGGTGACACCCGGACCTCGACGCTCATCTACCGGGTCGTCTTCCTCCTCTTCACGGTGGCGGGCTGCATCCTCAACTTCGGCCAGGTGCTGGCGTTCGCGGACAACTTCCTGTTCGTCTGCGCGTTCGTCAACCTGCTCGGCGTCTACTTCCTGCTGCCGGTCATCAAGAAGGAGATGAACGAGTACCTCGCGGACCGCAAGAGCGGCAAGCTCGCCGAGCTCGGCAAGCTGGACGCCGACAAGGAGATGTCCGTGCGCGACCTCGCCGAGGCCAACCAGGTGCGCGACGACTCCGGCGCGAACCGTCTGGCCGACCCCGACGACGACGGGTTCGGCGCGGGCGGGGCCACCACCCCGCGCGACCGTCACTGACGGCATACCGCAGCATCACCGCCGAGGGCCGGGAGCACACGCTCCCGGCCCTCGGCCGTGCCCGGCACCGGCTGCGCTCCCGCCGACACGCCCGGTCTGGTCGGCTCATCCACGCACGTGCGTGGCTGAGCCGCTCGCGGCGCGCGTGTCGTCGGGACGCGACGGACCGACCAGGTATGCCTGTGGACGACGGCGGCAGGACACCCGTGCCGTGCGGCACGGTGGGTCTCATGAAGCAGGATCTCGACCTGACCGCGCCCTTCCTCCGCCAGGACGGACTCCGCGCGGGCATGACGAAGCACGCCCTGGACGGCCCGGGGTTCCGCCGCCTCTTCGGGAGCGTCCGGCTGGCGGTCACGGTCCGGCTCACCGCGCAGCTGCTCGCGCGTGCCGCCCTGCTCGTCGCGCCGGACGCGGTGGTCAGCCATCACTCTGCCGCCCGCCTCTACGGCGCGGTCGTCCCCTCCTCGCCCCTGGTCCACCTGACGGCCCGGCGGGCGCAGGACCGACGCCGGCGCGCCGGGCTGCAGTGGCACGTGCACGCTGCGCCGCAGACCTGGGTGCACCGCGGGGTCCGGGTCACGACACCCGCGCAGACGTTCCTCGACCTCGCGCACGACCTGGACCTCGTGGACCTCGTCGTGCTGGGCGACTCGCTCGTCCACCGGGGGCACGTCACCCCGGACCAGCTGGTGGACGCCGCGCACGAGCGGGGGTCGGCGCTCGCGCGTCAGGCATCCCTCCTCGTCCGGAAGGGTGCCGAGTCGCCGATGGAGACCAAGGTCAGGCTGCTGCTGGTCCTCGCGGGGCTTCCCGAGCCGCGGGTCCAGCTCACGCTGGTCGACGCGCAGGGGTCGCCCCGCTACCGGCTCGACCTGAGCTATCCCGAGATCAAGGTCGCCATCGAGTACGACGGGCGCCACCATGCCGAGGACGCGGGGCAGTGGGGCCACGACATCGCACGCCGCGAGTGGCTCGACGGCCGCGGCTGGAGGCTGGTGGTGGTCCGCAGCCCGGACGTCCACGCCACCCCGTGGGCCACCGTGCTGCGCGTCGCGCGGGTGCTCGCCTCCCGCGGCTACGACAAGCCGCTGCCGACCCTGCCCCCGGCCCGGTTCGGGCGACACTTCCCCGAGCAGCCCTGGCGGGCCACCGCCTGAGAAGGGCCGACGACACGCCGACGTGCGACGGCCCAGCGACGCACGTGCGTGCCTGAGCCGGACGCGACGGGCGTGTCGTCCGGACGGCGGCGCCACCGACCGGCGTGCGGGGACCCCGTGGACGGCGGAGGCGTTAGCATGGTGACGCACAGGCGTCCGAGCCGTCATCAGCGGCGAGCCTGCGGAAGAACCGCCACCGTGAGCCGACGGCGAGCGCACTAGACCCGCACGGGTAGGCCCGTCACAGCCGGAACGAAGCGGCACGCCGCGCCAGCCGGACCCCACCGGGGTCGGCGGACGCCGGCGGGCAAGCGAGGTGGTACCGCGGTGCCGACCGGGCGTCATACCCGGGCAGCGTCGTCCTCGTGGCACGACCGACCACGAGACGACCGCACGCGACGCCCACCCCGCGACACCCCAGGAGCCGCCCGCCCATGGCCTACCCCCAGTCCAGCACCTCTGCCGCCGCGCTGACGCCCTCCCCGCGCTTCCCGGAGATCGAGCAGGCCGTGCTGGCCTACTGGCAGGAGCACGGCACCTTCGCCCGGAGCGTCGAGCAGCGCGAGGCCGGGGAGCGCGGCGCCAACGAGTACGTCTTCTACGACGGACCCCCCTTCGCCAACGGGCTGCCGCACTACGGCCACCTGCTCACCGGCTACGTCAAGGACGTCGTCCCGCGCTACCAGACCATGCGGGGCAAGCGGGTCGAGCGGCGCTTCGGCTGGGACACCCACGGGCTGCCCGCCGAGCTCGAGGCGATGGACCAGCTGGGCATCAAGACCAAGGACGAGATCCTCGGCATCGGCATCGAGGCCTTCAACGCCAAGTGCCGCGAGTCGGTGCTGAAGTACACCGACGAGTGGCAGGACTACGTCACCCGCCAGGCGCGCTGGGTGGACTTCGAGGGCGACTACAAGACCCTCAACGTCGACTACATGGAGTCGGTGCTGTGGGCCTTCAAGCGGCTCTACGACAAGGGCCTCGTCTACGAGGGCTTCCGCGTCCTGCCCTACTGCTGGAACGACCAGACCCCGCTGTCCAACCACGAGCTGCGCATGGACGACGAGGTCTACCAGGTGCGCCAGGACCCGGCGGTCACCGTCGGGGCGCGCCTCCTGTCGGGGGCGACGCCCGACGACGTCCTGGACGGCGCGCTGGCGCTGGTCTGGACCACGACGCCGTGGACGCTGCCGGCCAACCTCGCGATCATGGTCGGCGAGGACATCGAGTACGTCGTGGTGCGGGCCCCGCTGCCCGGCGCCGCCTCGGAGGACGCCGGGTCCGGCGGCGGTGAGCGCTACCTCATCGCGAAGGAGCGGCTCGCGGCCTACGCCCACGAGCTCGGCGAGGACCCGGAGGTGCTCGGCACCTACACCGGCGCGCAGCTGACCGGCCGCTCCTACGTCCCGCCGTTCTCCTACTACCAGGGCTGGGAGCGGGCGCACCGGCTCGTCGTGGCGGAGTTCGTCACCACCACCGACGGCACCGGGCTCGTCCACACCGCGGGCGCCTTCGGTGAGGACGACAAGGTGGTCACCGACCGCGAGGGCATCGAGCCGGTCATGCCGGTCGGCCCGGACGGCGCCTTCACCGCCCCGGTGGAGGAGTACGCCGGGATGCTCGTCTTCGACGCCAACGCGCCGATCATGGACCACCTCAAGGCCGCCACCCGCAACCAGCTCGGCGGGGAGCCGCACGACACCGGCTCGGTGACCGAGGGCACCGTCCTGCTGCGCCGCGAGTCCTACGCCCACTCCTACCCGCACTGCTGGCGCTGCAAGCAGCCGCTCATCTACAAGGCGGTCTCCTCCTGGTTCGTCGAGGTCACGGCGTTCAAGGACGACATGCTGCGCACCAACGAGGACATCACCTGGGTGCCCGAGCACATCAAGCACGGGCAGTTCGGCCGGTGGCTGGAGAACGCCCGCGACTGGTCGATCTCCCGCAACCGCTTCTGGGGCAGCCCGATCCCGGTGTGGCGCAGCGACGACCCGGCCTACCCCCGCATCGACGTCTACGGCAGCCTCGAGGAGATCGAGGCCGACTTCGGCACGCTCCCGCGCGACCGTGACGGCCACGTCGACCTGCACCGGCCGTTCGTCGACGAGCTGACCCGGCCCAACCCCGACGACCCGACCGGCGCGAGCACCATGCGCCGGGTCGAGGACGTGCTCGACGTGTGGTTCGACTCCGGGTCGATGAGCTACGCCCAGGTGCACTACCCGTTCGAGAACGAGCAGTGGTTCGAGGAGCACTTCCCGGCCGACTTCATCGTCGAGTACATCGGGCAGACCCGCGGCTGGTTCTACACGCTGCACATCCTCGCCACCGCGCTCTTCGACCGGCCGGCGTTCTCGACCTGCCTCTCGCACGGCATCGTGCTCGGCAGCGACGGGCAGAAGATGTCCAAGTCGCTCAAGAACTACCCCGACGTGCGCGAGGTCTTCGACCGCGACGGCGCCGACGCGATGCGCTGGTTCCTCATGTCCTCCCCGATCCTGCGCGGCGGCAACCTCGTCGTCACCGAGCAGGGGATCCGCGACGGCGTGCGGCAGACGATGATCCCGCTGTGGAACGCGTGGTACTTCTTCGGGCTCTACGCCAACGCCGCGGGCTACGAGGCGCGCTGGTCGACCGGCTCGGAGCACCAGCTCGACCGCTACGTCCTGGCCAAGACCCGCGAGTTCGTCGAGGCGGCTGAGGCGGCCTACGACGGCAACGAGATCGCGGTAGCCGCCGAGGTCATCCGCGACTTCGTCGACGTCCTCACCAACTGGTACATCCGGCGCTCCCGGGACCGCTTCTGGGCCGAGGACCACGAGGCCTTCGACACGCTCTACACCGTCCTCGAGATCACCTGCCGGGTGGCCGCCCCGCTGCTCCCGCTGCTCACCGAGGAGGTATGGCGCGGCCTCACCGGCGGCGAGTCGGTGCACCTCACCGACTGGCCGGAGGCCGGCGACCTGCCGGAGGACCCGGAGCTGGTGGCCGCGATGGACACCGTCCGGGAGGTCTGCTCGACCGCGCTGGGGCTGCGCAAGGCGCAGGGCCTGCGGGTGCGGCTGCCGCTGCCCCGGCTCACGGTGGTCCTCAAGGACGCGCAGACCCTGGTGCCCGACCACGACGCTCGCGCGCAGATGGTCACCGACGTCATCAGGGACGAGGTCAACGTCCGGCAGCTCACCGTCCTCGACGCCGACGACCCGGACGCCCTGTCCGACCTGCAGGTCGAGCAGCGGCTCACGGTCAACGCCCGGGCCGCCGGGCCTCGGCTCGGCAAGCAGGTGCAGGCCGCGATCAAGGGGTCCAAGAGCGGTGACTGGTCGGTCGCCGACGACGGCACGGTGACCAGCGGAGGGATCGCTCTGGACGAGGGCGAGTTCACCCTCGAGACGGTCGTGGGCGGGACCGACGACCACGCGGAGAGGGCGACCGCGACGCTGCGCGGGCAGGGCGGAGGCTTCGTCGTGCTCGACACCGCGGTGACGCCCGAGCTCGCGCAGGAGGGCCTGGCGCGCGACCTGGTGCGCGCCGTCCAGGGCGCCCGCAAGGACGCCGGCCTCGACATCAGCGACCGCATCAGCCTCACCGTCGTGGGTGACGACGAGGTCTGGGACGCCGCGATGGCGCACCAGCAGCTCGTCATGGGTGAGACGCTGGCCGTCCAGTTCGGCGCCGCCGGGGCGGGCCAGGCCCTGCCCCCCGCCAGGAACGGCGCCCACGCCAGCACCGCCGACCTGGGCGGCGGGCATACCGTGCAGCTCCTGATCAGCCGACGCGAGGAGACCGGACGATGAGCGACAACTTCTTCGAGGGCGAGGACGGCAGCACCGAGCTGCCGCTCGAGCCCGGCGGCGCCGTCCCGAGCGACGAGGCGGCCCCGGGCGGTGCCACCGCCCCGGACCCCGACCCGGCCGAGCTCGCGCGCTACGCCCAGGTGACCGAGGACATCCTGGCCCGCACGCCGGAGCACATGCCCGAGCCCAGCCTGCACCGGGTGGCGCGGGTCATGGAGCTCATGGGCGACCCGCAGCGCACCTTCCGGATGGTCCACCTCACCGGGACCAACGGCAAGACCTCGACCGCCCGGATGGTCGAGCGGCTCCTGCGGGAGATGGGCCTGCGCACCGGCCGGTTCACCAGCCCGCACCTGCACGACATGCGCGAGCGGATCAGCACCGACGGCGAGCCGGTCTCCGTCGAGGCCTTCCTGTCCGCCTACGACGACGTGCTGCCCTTCGTCGAGATGGTCGACCTCGAGTCGGCGGCCGACGAGGACCCGGCCCGCCGCGTGCGGATGACCTACTTCGAGGTGCTCGTCTGCGTGGCGTATGCCGCGTTCGCCGACACCCCCGTCGACGTCGCCGTGGTGGAGGTCGGGCTCGGCGGGGTGTGGGACGCCACCTCCGTCGCCGACGGCGACGTGGCCGTGCTCACCCCGGTGGCGCTGGACCACACCCGCCTGCTCGGGAACACCCTCGAGGAGATCGCGACGGAGAAGGCCGGGATCATCAAGCCCGGGGCCATCGCCGTCGTGGGGGTCCAGGAGCCGGAGGTCATGGACGTCCTCACCGAGCGCACCGAGGAGGTCGGGGCCGACCTGCGGGCCGAGGGCGTGAACTTCGGGGTGCTGGCCCGGGAGATCGCCGTCGGTGGCCAGCAGGTGTCGGTGCGCGGGTTGGCCGGGGACTACGACGGTCTCTTCCTGCCGCTCTTCGGCGGGCACCAGGCGCACAACGCCGCCCTGGCGATCGCCGCGGTCGAGGCCTTCGTCGGGGGAGGGGAGCAGCCCCTGTCCGACGAGGTCCTCCGGGCCGGTCTGGCCGACGTCTCCTCACCCGGGCGCCTCGAGATCGTCCGCCGCTCGCCGACCGTCCTCGTCGACGCCGCGCACAACCCGGCCGGGGTGGAGGCCCTGGTCGAGGCGCTGCGCGAGTCCTTCACGTTCACCCGGCTCGTCGGGCTGCTCGCCGTCCTGGAGGACAAGGACGCCGAGCCGATGATCCAGGCGCTGGAGCCGGTGCTCGACCACGTCGTGGTCTCGCGGACCACCTCGCCGCGGGCCATCCGGCCGCACCGCCTCGGCGAGCTCGTGGCCGAGTACTTCGGCGAGGACCGGGTCACCGTCATCCCCGACCTCCCCGACGCCCTGGACGTGGCCGCCGGCCTGGCCGACGACGGCGGGGTCGGCGGTGCCGTGATCGCCACCGGCTCGGTGACGACGGCCGCCGAGGTGCGCGAGCTGCTGGGGCTCAGGACCGGCTAGCGGACGTGCCGGCCCCGGACTCGGCGCCCCCGCCGACCGCCTCGGGCAGGGCGCTCCAGCCGACCACCTCCGGCACCCGGACCGAGCCGGCACCCACCGCGCGGCAGGTGAGCCGCTGGGCGGGGGCGAGCCGCTCGACCCCCGACGCCCGCCAGAGCCCGTGGCCCTCCACCGCCACGTCGGTGCGCCATTGCGCCACGACGTGCCCCGTCGCGGCGCCGGCACCGTCCTCCGCAGCGGGCAGCACCTGCGGTGTGCCGACCGGCCGCACCGCGTCCCAGGGCACCCCCCAGCGGCCGAGGGCCGCGACGACGGCGCTCTGCACCACCCGGTCCTGGCCGATGCGGCCGCGCAGGTGGCCCACCGCCGGCGCCCCGGCCCGGTGCCCGCGCACGACCTCGACGGCCCGGTCGGGGTCGAGGCCGCCGTAGCACGCGCCGTCGGGCAGCACGAGGAGGTTGGCGGCGAAGCGGTCGCCCCCGGTGTGCGAGCACTCCCAGACCTCGCCGGGCCAGACCTCGTCGAGGGCAGCGGCCACCGGCCGCCCGCGCACCGCGCAGCACACGTCCTTGCGCCCGTGGGTGCAGACCAGCAGCAGCTGCTCGTCGACCGAGCCCTGGGCAGGGGAGGCGCCGGCGTCGGGCGCGTGGTGGGGGTCGGCGTCCGGGGGCGGGTCCTGCGCCGCAGCCCCGGCGAGCGCCGAGGTCGCCGCGGCCAGCAGCTCGGCTCCGGCGGACCACGTCCCGCCCACCACCCGGGCGCCCGGGCGCGCGGCGGGGTCCACGGCATACCACTGCCAGGGGCCGTCCGGACGGTGCGGCTCTCCCGGCCGGCGGACGAGCAGGAGCCGGGCGGAACCCACCGTCATCACCCGCACGAGGTCGTCGCGGACCTCGGCCGGCAGCGCCGCGAGCGCGTCTGGGGGCCATCCGCCCGGCACCTCGACGAGCAGCAGCCGGGGCTGCGGGGGCGCGGTGCCCAGGACGGGGTCGCCGCGCTCGCGGGCGGCGTCGGAGCAGCGGAACGACTCAGTCATCCCGGCCGGGACGCCGCTGCGCCGGGGTCGCGACGCCGCGGTGCAGGAGCCCGCGCGCGAGCCCGAGCGCCTCGGTGTCGTCGAGGCCCGCGAGCCCGCCCAGCTCCCGGACCCCGACGGGCTCGGCCTCGAGCAGCCGCTCCAGCGCCGGCCGGTAGGTCGCGGGCAGGGTGAAGGTGGCGACCCGAGAGACCAGGCTCACCCGGTCGCCGTCGTCCCGCAGCGCGGGCTCGAGGTGGCGGCGGAGCTCCACGGCGTCGTCCGCACGCAGCTGCTCGGCGGCGGCCGCCTGGGCGAGCGGCCGGACCGGTGCCGGTCGGGCGCTGCGGCGGT
This genomic window from Serinicoccus chungangensis contains:
- a CDS encoding sucrase ferredoxin; the protein is MTESFRCSDAARERGDPVLGTAPPQPRLLLVEVPGGWPPDALAALPAEVRDDLVRVMTVGSARLLLVRRPGEPHRPDGPWQWYAVDPAARPGARVVGGTWSAGAELLAAATSALAGAAAQDPPPDADPHHAPDAGASPAQGSVDEQLLLVCTHGRKDVCCAVRGRPVAAALDEVWPGEVWECSHTGGDRFAANLLVLPDGACYGGLDPDRAVEVVRGHRAGAPAVGHLRGRIGQDRVVQSAVVAALGRWGVPWDAVRPVGTPQVLPAAEDGAGAATGHVVAQWRTDVAVEGHGLWRASGVERLAPAQRLTCRAVGAGSVRVPEVVGWSALPEAVGGGAESGAGTSASRS
- a CDS encoding bifunctional folylpolyglutamate synthase/dihydrofolate synthase, coding for MSDNFFEGEDGSTELPLEPGGAVPSDEAAPGGATAPDPDPAELARYAQVTEDILARTPEHMPEPSLHRVARVMELMGDPQRTFRMVHLTGTNGKTSTARMVERLLREMGLRTGRFTSPHLHDMRERISTDGEPVSVEAFLSAYDDVLPFVEMVDLESAADEDPARRVRMTYFEVLVCVAYAAFADTPVDVAVVEVGLGGVWDATSVADGDVAVLTPVALDHTRLLGNTLEEIATEKAGIIKPGAIAVVGVQEPEVMDVLTERTEEVGADLRAEGVNFGVLAREIAVGGQQVSVRGLAGDYDGLFLPLFGGHQAHNAALAIAAVEAFVGGGEQPLSDEVLRAGLADVSSPGRLEIVRRSPTVLVDAAHNPAGVEALVEALRESFTFTRLVGLLAVLEDKDAEPMIQALEPVLDHVVVSRTTSPRAIRPHRLGELVAEYFGEDRVTVIPDLPDALDVAAGLADDGGVGGAVIATGSVTTAAEVRELLGLRTG